The Bacteroides fragilis NCTC 9343 genome includes the window TTCAGGGAGATCGAAAAGAAATGGCAGAAAATTTGGGTAGACAACCATACCTACCAGGTAAATGAAGATGCATCCAAACAAAAATTCTATGTACTCAATATGTTCCCCTATCCTTCGGGTGCCGGACTGCACGTAGGTCATCCCCTGGGATATATTGCCTCAGACATTTATGCGCGCTATAAACGCCTGCAAGGATTTAACGTATTGAACCCGATGGGATATGATGCTTACGGACTGCCGGCCGAACAATATGCTATTCAAACCGGACAGCACCCTGCAATTACCACTGTTAATAACATCAACCGCTATCGTGAACAATTAGATAAGATTGGTTTCTCTTTCGACTGGAATCGTGAAATTCGCACTTGCGATCCGGAATATTATCATTGGACCCAATGGGCATTTATCAAAATGTTCAACAGCTATTATTGCAATGATGAAAAACAGGCACGTCCCATCGAAGAGTTAATAGAAGCTTTTAGTACCAACGGAACACAAGGTATGAACGTAGCCTGTGGCGAAGAAATGGACTTCACTGCCGACGAATGGAATGCTAAAAGCGAAAAAGAACAACAGGAAATCCTCATGAACTACCGTATAGCCTATTTGGGCAATACAATGGTAAACTGGTGTCCGGCTTTGGGTACCGTACTTGCCAATGATGAAGTAGTTGACGGTGTTTCCGAAAGAGGCGGTTATCCCGTTATTCAAAAAGTGATGCGTCAGTGGTGCCTGCGCGTATCCGCTTATGCACAGCGTTTGCTCGACGGACTTGAAACCGTAGAATGGACCGACTCGCTGAAAGAGACTCAACGCAACTGGATAGGACGCAGCGAAGGTGCTGAAATGAACTTTAAAGTGAAAGATTCGGATATTGAATTTACTATCTTTACAACCCGTGCCGACACGGTATTTGGAGTTACTTTCATGGTGCTTGCCCCGGAAAGTGAATTGGTAGCCAAGTTGACCACTCCGGAACAAAAAGCCGAAGTAGATGCTTATCTGGACCGTACCAAAAAACGTACCGAACGCGAACGTATTGCCGACCGTAGCGTAAGCGGCGTATTCTCCGGAAGCTATGCCATTAACCCATTGACCAACGAACCCATACCGGTATGGATTAGCGATTATGTATTAGCAGGTTACGGTACAGGTGCCATCATGGCTGTTCCTGCACACGATAGCCGTGACTATGCTTTTGCCAAACATTTCAATCTGGAAATCCGTCCGCTGATCGAAGGTTGCGACGTCAGTGAAGAAAGCTTCGACGCCAAAGAAGGCATCATGATGAATTCTCCCCGTCCGGGAGCTCCCGAAGGTGGACTCGTATTGAACGGATTGACCGTAAAAGAAGCAATCGCCAAAACTAAAGAATATATCAAGGCAACCGGATTAGGCCGTGTGAAAGTCAATTTCCGTCTGCGTGATGCAATTTTCTCACGTCAGCGCTATTGGGGCGAACCATTCCCGGTTTACTACAAAGACGGAATGCCTTACATGATTGATGAAAGTTGCCTCCCGCTGGAATTGCCGGAAGTAGCCAAATTCCTTCCTACCGAAACCGGTGAACCACCATTGGGACATGCCACTAAATGGGCATGGGACACTGTCAACAAATGCGTGACAGACAATGAAAACATTGATAATATAACCATTTTCCCACTGGAACTGAATACGATGCCGGGATTTGCCGGTTCATCCGCCTATTATCTGCGCTATATGGATCCGCGCAATCACGAAGCTCTCGTTTCTCCCGCCGTGGATCAGTACTGGAAAAATGTAGACTTATATGTAGGAGGTACGGAACATGCTACCGGACACTTGATTTATTCACGTTTCTGGAATAAGTTCCTGCACGATTGGGGTATCTCCGTAGCCGAAGAGCCTTTCCAGAAACTTGTAAATCAGGGAATGATACAAGGACGAAGTAACTTTGTCTACCGTATCAAGGATACCAATACTTTCGTATCTCTCAATCTGAAAGATCAATATGAAGTTACTCCTATCCACGTAGATGTCAACATCGTATCCAACGATATCCTCGACCTGGAAGCTTTCAAGGCTTGGAGACCCGAATACGAAACTGCCGAATTTATTCTGGAAGACGGCAAGTATATCTGTGGATGGGCTGTTGAAAAGATGAGTAAATCTATGTTCAATGTGGTAAATCCGGATATGATTGTTGAAAAATACGGTGCCGATACACTCCGTATGTACGAAATGTTCCTCGGACCGGTTGAACAGTCCAAACCTTGGGATACGAACGGAATAGATGGCGTACATCGTTTCATCAAAAAATTCTGGTCATTGTTCTATGACAGAAACGGCGAATATCTGGTAAAAGACGAACCGGCTACCAAAGAAGAACTAAAAGCACTCCATAAGTTGATTAAGAAAGTAACCGGTGATATCGAACAGTTCTCTTACAACACTTCAGTAAGTGCTTTCATGATCTGTGTCAATGAACTTTCAAGTCTGAAATGCAATAAAAAAGAGGTATTGGAGCAACTCATCGTAGTTCTTGCACCTTTTGCTCCGCATGTATGCGAAGAGTTATGGGATACACTGGGAAGCACCACCTCTGTATGTGATGCACAATGGCCGGCTTTCAACGAGCAATACCTGGTAGAAGATACGGTTAATTACACCATTTCTTTCAATGGTAAAGCACGTTTCAATATGGAATTTCCGGCTAATGCCGCCAGCGACGCGATTCAAGCCACTGTACTTGCCGACGAACGCTCGTTAAAATGGACAGAAGGCAAAACACCGAAGAAAGTTATCGTAGTCCCGAAGAAGATTGTTAACATTGTTATTTAATACCTACACACAAAATGATTAGTAAACCCACAAAATCCGATGTAATGCGAGAGTTGAGAGATTATATTTTCATCACTCTCGGACTGATAAGTTATGCATTAGGCTGGACAGCTTTTCTGATTCCTTATCAGATCACTACAGGTGGAACAACCGGTATCGGTGCCATCATCTATTATGCAACAGGTTTCCCCATTCAATGGTCCTACTTCATCATCAACGCTGTCCTGATGACATTTGCTATTAAGATACTCGGTCCGAAATTCAGTATAAAGACGACATACGCCATCTTTATGCTCACTTTCTTCCTATGGTTCTTCCAACTGATCATTGTGGACGATAAAGGAGCTCCGCTTCAGTTGGTAGGAGAAGGGCAGGACTT containing:
- the leuS gene encoding leucine--tRNA ligase, encoding MEYNFREIEKKWQKIWVDNHTYQVNEDASKQKFYVLNMFPYPSGAGLHVGHPLGYIASDIYARYKRLQGFNVLNPMGYDAYGLPAEQYAIQTGQHPAITTVNNINRYREQLDKIGFSFDWNREIRTCDPEYYHWTQWAFIKMFNSYYCNDEKQARPIEELIEAFSTNGTQGMNVACGEEMDFTADEWNAKSEKEQQEILMNYRIAYLGNTMVNWCPALGTVLANDEVVDGVSERGGYPVIQKVMRQWCLRVSAYAQRLLDGLETVEWTDSLKETQRNWIGRSEGAEMNFKVKDSDIEFTIFTTRADTVFGVTFMVLAPESELVAKLTTPEQKAEVDAYLDRTKKRTERERIADRSVSGVFSGSYAINPLTNEPIPVWISDYVLAGYGTGAIMAVPAHDSRDYAFAKHFNLEIRPLIEGCDVSEESFDAKEGIMMNSPRPGAPEGGLVLNGLTVKEAIAKTKEYIKATGLGRVKVNFRLRDAIFSRQRYWGEPFPVYYKDGMPYMIDESCLPLELPEVAKFLPTETGEPPLGHATKWAWDTVNKCVTDNENIDNITIFPLELNTMPGFAGSSAYYLRYMDPRNHEALVSPAVDQYWKNVDLYVGGTEHATGHLIYSRFWNKFLHDWGISVAEEPFQKLVNQGMIQGRSNFVYRIKDTNTFVSLNLKDQYEVTPIHVDVNIVSNDILDLEAFKAWRPEYETAEFILEDGKYICGWAVEKMSKSMFNVVNPDMIVEKYGADTLRMYEMFLGPVEQSKPWDTNGIDGVHRFIKKFWSLFYDRNGEYLVKDEPATKEELKALHKLIKKVTGDIEQFSYNTSVSAFMICVNELSSLKCNKKEVLEQLIVVLAPFAPHVCEELWDTLGSTTSVCDAQWPAFNEQYLVEDTVNYTISFNGKARFNMEFPANAASDAIQATVLADERSLKWTEGKTPKKVIVVPKKIVNIVI